TGGAGCATTCCCGCCGGATCTTCTAGGACGAGCGTTCGTGGAAGCGTGGGATACGTCGCTGCGAGACACGCGACGGTGTTGCCGACCATCGAGTGTCCCCAAAGGATGGGAGAGTCGATGCTGAGTTCATCCAGCAGGCCAGCGAGGTCGGCAACGCGATCGTCGATGGTATATCCGATCGATGGTGCATCGGATAGACCATGTCCTCGGGCATCGATAGCGATGACGTCGAATTGATCCGTGAATTCGGCCATTGTCGGTGCGAAACAGCGACCATCGTCGTAGAGACCATGAGCCAATACAAGCGTCACGCCATCCGGGTTTCCAGTGCGATAGTAGTGGATATCGATCCCGTTTGTTTCCACGAACCCATCTCCCCAATTGCTTATCTCGGGACTGGAGGGTTTCGGTGCATGCATGGTGACTCCGTGTTGCTCTCGGTCCGACAATGTATCGGTTGAAATCGCGTGACGATCATCGTGTACACGGAGTATTCAGAGGGATTTCGGGGGGATGATTCGTGACGGGCATCAGGCATATCGGAGCTTTATCCGGATCGTCTCCGTGATGTTTTCGACGCTTTCGGGAATCGTCTCATCGAATCGGTCCCCATTCATCCGACTAACAGGTCCGGAGACCACGATGGCGGCGTTCGGCTCTGGGGGGTCACAGAGGAGCGGGACGGCAACGCTTCGAATTCCCTCGATTCGCTCCTGATAGTCGAATGCAACCCCTGTCTCACGGATTTCTTCAAGTTCTTCCATGAACGCTTCGCGTGTCGTGATGCAGTTCGGACCGTGGTTCGGAAGACCTCGACGGTCGAGAATCTCGTGCACTCGTTCTTCAGGCTCGAACGCGAGTATCGCCTTTCCCCCAGCAGCGGAATGAATATGGAGCCTGATACCGATGTAAGTGTCCGTCTCGATCGATTCTTCCCCCTTCGAGATGTATACGTGAGCAGCGAGACCGTGGTCTTCGACGACGAGCGCCACTTCGTCACCGAACTCCGCTGCAAGCTGGTCGATTTTTGGCTTCGCAAACTGATAGAGGCGCGTCCGATCTCGAAGTTGTCCACCGTTTTCAAGGAACCGATACCCGAGATTGTACTCTTTACCACGCTTGATAACGTACTCGCAGTCGCGAAGCGTGTTCAGGTGACTGTGAACGGTACTGACCGGGATGTCCAAGCACTCCGCGAGTTCGGATACTCCGGCGTACCCATCGATCTCTTGGAGTGCGTGCAGCACCCGAAAAGTGGTTCGAACAGCCTTGATTCCATCACCTGAAGACATATTTGCCGACAAGCGGTCGAGGGATTAAGTCTTTCCGGTATCACTGAAAGGAAACGGTCGAGATACCAGTTAACCACAAACACATTCGGTAGTGGTGAATTTATGTATTAATTGGCACCGTGACAACACAACAAACATAAACCAGTCAGCAGGGTGTTTCCGATCCGAAAACGGGACTTTCTGTACAAACGACTTAATTAAAATCAAGTAAATCGAATTCGAAACGGGCATAGAGATTCAGCGATAGTGAATCACAGCGAATCCGAAGAGAGTCTCATCTCGAACGATGGTAAATCTACCGTACCATCGATCGCTACTGTGACGCCTGGAGGTGCTTGAATTTCGCCAATTGAGCGGCACCAGTAACGACCGACTCGACGGGGTCGTCGGGGTTCTCGTGCTCGTAGATGAGCCAATCGATATCGGCCTCGACGGCGGAGCGCCATGCTCGGTCCATGTCGAGGTCTCCATCACCGAGGTTGACGAGCGCCTCGTTCGCGACATGAACATCCTTTAGATGAACCGAGACGGTTCGATCCCCAACCGTTTCGAGCACCTTGTATGGATCGTAGCCAGCGATTGCGATCCACCCGAGATCGAGTTCGAACTTGACGATATTCTCGGTTTCATCGACGAGGAGGTCGAAGTGGGTCCGATCGCCGAGACTCGTAAATTCGTGTCGATGTGTGTGATAGAGGAGTTGAATCCCGTGGCTACGAAGAGTAGTCGTGAGTTCGGTGAGTAGCTTCGCGGTTTCTTGAGTCACGATCGTTGACTCGAAGTACTGTTCGTCGAGGAATCCGAGCACGATTTTGTCGCACTCGAGTGCCTCACATGCACTGACCACGTCATCGAGCGTTTCGGTCAGATCTGGAAGGCCGACTGTGAGGCCCGCTACATCGAGTTCTGTCTCCTCGAGCGCACGTAACGTTTCGGCAGATGGATGTCCATCGTACACGAGTTCAACCCCCTCTACTGCCGTTTCTCCTGCAATACGAACCTTCGTCGGCTCGGTTACGTCGAAGTCGTTCAGGGTGTATAGTTGGATAGCAGTTCTAATCATCATAGACACATCGGATTGGACGGGTCATTTTCATCGGTTGGTATCGCTCGTGTGTGGAGATGGCGCAAGTCGGCGACGCATTCTTG
The window above is part of the Haladaptatus caseinilyticus genome. Proteins encoded here:
- a CDS encoding IclR family transcriptional regulator yields the protein MSSGDGIKAVRTTFRVLHALQEIDGYAGVSELAECLDIPVSTVHSHLNTLRDCEYVIKRGKEYNLGYRFLENGGQLRDRTRLYQFAKPKIDQLAAEFGDEVALVVEDHGLAAHVYISKGEESIETDTYIGIRLHIHSAAGGKAILAFEPEERVHEILDRRGLPNHGPNCITTREAFMEELEEIRETGVAFDYQERIEGIRSVAVPLLCDPPEPNAAIVVSGPVSRMNGDRFDETIPESVENITETIRIKLRYA
- a CDS encoding sugar phosphate isomerase/epimerase family protein: MMIRTAIQLYTLNDFDVTEPTKVRIAGETAVEGVELVYDGHPSAETLRALEETELDVAGLTVGLPDLTETLDDVVSACEALECDKIVLGFLDEQYFESTIVTQETAKLLTELTTTLRSHGIQLLYHTHRHEFTSLGDRTHFDLLVDETENIVKFELDLGWIAIAGYDPYKVLETVGDRTVSVHLKDVHVANEALVNLGDGDLDMDRAWRSAVEADIDWLIYEHENPDDPVESVVTGAAQLAKFKHLQASQ